A window of Carboxydocella sporoproducens DSM 16521 genomic DNA:
GATTACAGCCCCCATTTTTGCCATTGATTGAGACAGGGTGAACCCAGGTAGACCCAGAGGCGTTTGAGGCGCGGTTGCAGGATAAAAGCCAGCTGGGTGGTAAGCATTTTACCGTGGCGACAAAGGCTGTTTTCGCCCTGACCCTGACCATGATCTCTGAGTAAAGGCAAGATATTTTCCGGCTCCAGCAAGCCAACCTGCTGGATTTTTTCCTGTAACTGCCGTGCCCGCTCCTGAGCAGGTTGATGAATAGGCAGACCCTGGAAGGAAGGATGAGCTTTTTTGCTGAAGTATGCTTCTGTAACCTGGGGCAACTGGGAAGTAAACCGGGTAGTAATCCAGTTCATCCCCGTTTCGGCCTGACGCCGGGCCTGGTCAGTTCGGCTCAACTCCAATAATATTATTTTGCCAGAGCTGTCGGCCAGACATACGGTGGCTCCAATGTCACGATGGTATTTTTCCAGCAAAGCAGCCCCTTCCTCGGCAGTAGCGGTGCTGGCCAGTACTTTTTGGACCAGCAGGTTAAGGGGAACAGCCTTCAAGGAAAGGCTGTCAGCGGCATAAGCCGGGAAGAGGGCTACAGCCAGGCCGTGCTGATTTACCCCTCCCAGGCAACCGGCCAGGTGGGCCAGGGTTACATCCAGGGAACTGTTACCCTGACGGGGCCAGCTTTTACGCACCAGCAACTGGTCTTCGACAGGCAGGGCGAAGTCCCAGATTGAGCAAATAAGTACTTCTTCCTGAATAGTAGCCTGGGGACCGGCTACAAAGCCCAAACCGGCCGTGAGGGTATAGGTGTCGGCTTTTGGTACCAGTTCCATTTCCAGCACTTGCATAAATAAAAGGGCTTCCTCGGGAAGAGCAGCTCCCTGGGCGAGGCCGTGAATTCGTTCACATTCCTCCGGCAATGCTCTTTGCAGGTAGTTTTTCAAAAAAGTATCGGCTTTTTTCTGACAATGCAAAAGGTGCAGGGGTTTGGGCATTAAAGGTGGCCGGTTGTGGGCCAGGAGGGTGGAATCCTGGACTTTTTGCCACATTTCCGCAATTTGCTGTTTGGCCATCCTGCCCTGTAACACTCCCATGGGATAGTCAGAACCAATGGTTTCGATGATTTGTTTCACTTTTTTTCCCTCCCGGGCTTTTGCCTCGAATCTGACCCTTTCTTTCTAAATTCCATAATTTTCAGCAAAATCCTGCTTGTACTGTGATTTTTTCCTGTACTTTCTCCTTTTCAATAACAAGGGGCTTATGCTAAAATAAGACAGGATAAAAGACATAAAGGAGAGGTATCTGATGGCAGGTCACAGTAAATGGGCCAATATCAAACACCGTAAGGCCAAGCAGGATGCCGTACGGGCCAAGATTTTCACCAAAATTTCCCGGGAAATCATGGTAGCGGTCAAGGCCGGGGGACCGGATCCGGAAGCCAATCCCAGGCTGAAAGCCGTCATCCAGAAAGCCCGTGAAAATAATATTCCCAATGACAATATCCAGCGGGTGATTGAAAGGGCTTCCGGGGCGGGTAACAATACCAACTACGAGGAACTGGTCTATGAAGGCTATGGTCCAGGCGGAGTAGCTGTGCTGATGAATATCATGACCGATAATCGTAACCGGACTGCTTCTGAAATCAGACATATCTTTTCCCGCAATGGCGGCAGTCTGGGGGAAACAGGCTGTGTGGCCTGGCTCTTTGACCCCAGGGGTCTGATCGTTATCGACAAAGCAGAATTAAAGGCTGATGAGGATGAGGTCATGTTGACCGCTATTGAAGCCGGGGCAGAGGATGTAAAAAGTGATGAGGAAAGCATGGAAATTATCACTCAGCCCGATGATTTTGACCAGGTGAAAGAGGCACTGGAAGCAGCCGGCTATCCTATTGCTATGGCTCAGGTCACCATGTTGCCCAAGACTACCGTGGCCCTGACCGGTGATGAAGCGGCGAAAATGCTCAAGCTAATGGAAGCCCTGGAAGATCATGATGATGTGCAGGATGTTTACGCCAACTTTGATATCGATCTGGCAGAAATGGCCTGAACTGGTTTAAAGCTGCCTCCTTTGGGGAATAATCGTACCCAAAGGAGGTATT
This region includes:
- a CDS encoding carcinine hydrolase/isopenicillin-N N-acyltransferase family protein; the encoded protein is MKQIIETIGSDYPMGVLQGRMAKQQIAEMWQKVQDSTLLAHNRPPLMPKPLHLLHCQKKADTFLKNYLQRALPEECERIHGLAQGAALPEEALLFMQVLEMELVPKADTYTLTAGLGFVAGPQATIQEEVLICSIWDFALPVEDQLLVRKSWPRQGNSSLDVTLAHLAGCLGGVNQHGLAVALFPAYAADSLSLKAVPLNLLVQKVLASTATAEEGAALLEKYHRDIGATVCLADSSGKIILLELSRTDQARRQAETGMNWITTRFTSQLPQVTEAYFSKKAHPSFQGLPIHQPAQERARQLQEKIQQVGLLEPENILPLLRDHGQGQGENSLCRHGKMLTTQLAFILQPRLKRLWVYLGSPCLNQWQKWGL
- a CDS encoding YebC/PmpR family DNA-binding transcriptional regulator, translating into MAGHSKWANIKHRKAKQDAVRAKIFTKISREIMVAVKAGGPDPEANPRLKAVIQKARENNIPNDNIQRVIERASGAGNNTNYEELVYEGYGPGGVAVLMNIMTDNRNRTASEIRHIFSRNGGSLGETGCVAWLFDPRGLIVIDKAELKADEDEVMLTAIEAGAEDVKSDEESMEIITQPDDFDQVKEALEAAGYPIAMAQVTMLPKTTVALTGDEAAKMLKLMEALEDHDDVQDVYANFDIDLAEMA